Proteins encoded in a region of the Myxococcales bacterium genome:
- the thiC gene encoding phosphomethylpyrimidine synthase ThiC — translation MPTLLEQIRAGQIPEAVRIVAADEQLSVELLAERIAAGRVVIPRHNRRDFHPLGIGLGLRTKINANIGTSPSHHSIEEEKIKLGVSIKAGADSVMDLSTGGDLRAIRQALLDDCPVMMGAVPIYYLSAVLAAQGRDLIDFTVDELFAAIQEQCASGIDYITVHCGTTRRSLEALDSSRRVMGIVSRGGSILAAWMKKNDAENPLYEYYDRLLAIAHEYDVTLSLGDSLRPGSVVDATDRGQIEELIVLGDLARRARAAGVQSMIEGPGHVPLDQVAANVQIQKRLCDGAPFYVLGPLTTDVAPGYDHITAAIGGAVAAMAGADFLCYVTPAEHLTLPDLKDVRQGVIAAKIAAHSGDIAKGVPAAVERDRAMSEARQRLDWERMYALCLDPTVARARRKASEDAEREVCTMCGELCAIRTYRKAVEKK, via the coding sequence ATGCCGACTTTGCTCGAACAGATCCGCGCCGGACAAATCCCGGAAGCGGTGCGAATCGTCGCGGCCGACGAACAGCTGTCCGTGGAACTGCTTGCCGAACGGATCGCCGCCGGCCGCGTCGTGATTCCGCGTCACAACCGCCGCGACTTCCACCCGCTGGGCATCGGCCTGGGCCTGCGCACCAAGATCAACGCCAACATCGGCACCAGCCCCAGCCACCATTCGATCGAGGAAGAAAAAATCAAGCTGGGCGTCAGCATCAAGGCCGGCGCCGATTCGGTGATGGACCTGTCCACCGGCGGCGATCTGCGCGCGATCCGCCAGGCCCTGCTTGACGACTGCCCGGTGATGATGGGCGCCGTGCCGATCTACTACCTCTCCGCCGTGCTAGCCGCCCAGGGCCGCGACCTGATCGACTTCACCGTCGACGAATTATTCGCCGCCATCCAGGAACAATGCGCCAGCGGCATCGATTACATCACGGTGCACTGCGGCACGACGCGCCGCTCGCTCGAAGCGCTCGACAGCAGCCGCCGCGTCATGGGCATCGTCAGCCGGGGCGGCAGCATCCTCGCCGCCTGGATGAAGAAAAACGACGCCGAGAATCCGCTGTACGAATATTACGACCGCCTGCTCGCCATCGCGCACGAGTACGACGTCACCCTGTCGCTCGGCGATTCGCTACGGCCCGGCTCGGTGGTCGACGCGACCGACCGCGGCCAGATCGAGGAGCTGATCGTGCTGGGCGACCTGGCGCGGCGGGCCCGCGCGGCGGGCGTGCAGTCGATGATCGAGGGCCCCGGCCACGTGCCGCTCGATCAGGTGGCGGCGAACGTGCAGATTCAGAAACGGCTGTGCGACGGCGCGCCGTTCTACGTGCTCGGGCCGCTGACGACCGACGTCGCCCCGGGTTACGACCACATCACGGCGGCGATCGGCGGCGCGGTGGCGGCCATGGCCGGCGCGGATTTTCTCTGCTACGTCACGCCGGCCGAGCACCTGACCCTGCCCGACCTGAAGGACGTGCGGCAGGGCGTCATCGCCGCCAAGATCGCGGCCCATTCGGGCGACATCGCCAAGGGCGTGCCCGCGGCCGTCGAGCGCGACCGCGCGATGAGCGAGGCGCGCCAGCGCCTCGATTGGGAACGCATGTACGCGCTGTGCCTGGATCCCACGGTGGCGCGCGCCCGGCGCAAGGCCAGCGAGGACGCCGAGCGCGAGGTCTGCACGATGTGCGGCGAGTTGTGCGCGATCCGGACGTACCGCAAGGCGGTGGAGAAAAAATGA